A genome region from Panthera uncia isolate 11264 chromosome A3 unlocalized genomic scaffold, Puncia_PCG_1.0 HiC_scaffold_11, whole genome shotgun sequence includes the following:
- the SYS1 gene encoding protein SYS1 homolog isoform X1, giving the protein MAGQFRSYVWDPLLILSQIVLMQTVYYGSLGLWLALVDGLVRSSPSLDQMFDAEILGFSTPPGRLSMMSFILNALTCALGLLYFIRRGKQCLDFTVTVHFFHLLGCWFYSSRFPSALTWWLVQAVCIALMAVIGEYLCMRTELKEIPLNSAPKSNV; this is encoded by the exons ATGGCGGGCCAGTTCCGCAGCTACGTGTGGGACCCGTTGCTGATCCTGTCGCAGATCGTCCTCATGCAGACAGTCTATTACGGCTCGCTGGGCCTGTGGCTGGCGCTGGTGGACGGGCTGGTGCGCAGCAGTCCCTCGCTGGACCAGATGTTCGACGCCGAG ATCCTGGGCTTTTCCACCCCTCCAGGCCGGCTCTCCATGATGTCCTTCATCCTCAACGCCCTCACCTG TGCTCTGGGCTTGCTGTACTTCATCCGGCGAGGGAAGCAGTGTCTGGATTTCACTGTCACTGTCCATTTCTTTCACCTCCTGGGCTGCTGGTTCTACAGCTCCCGTTTCCCCTCGGCGCTGACCTGGTGGCTGGTCCAAGCCGTGTGCATTGCGCTCATGGCTGTCATCGGGGAGTACCTGTGCATGCGGACGGAGCTCAAGGAGATCCCCCTCAACTCAGCCCCTAAATCCAATGTCTAG
- the SYS1 gene encoding protein SYS1 homolog isoform X2 has translation MAGQFRSYVWDPLLILSQIVLMQTVYYGSLGLWLALVDGLVRSSPSLDQMFDAEILGFSTPPGRLSMMSFILNALTWS, from the exons ATGGCGGGCCAGTTCCGCAGCTACGTGTGGGACCCGTTGCTGATCCTGTCGCAGATCGTCCTCATGCAGACAGTCTATTACGGCTCGCTGGGCCTGTGGCTGGCGCTGGTGGACGGGCTGGTGCGCAGCAGTCCCTCGCTGGACCAGATGTTCGACGCCGAG ATCCTGGGCTTTTCCACCCCTCCAGGCCGGCTCTCCATGATGTCCTTCATCCTCAACGCCCTCACCTG
- the SYS1 gene encoding protein SYS1 homolog isoform X3, translating into MAGQFRSYVWDPLLILSQIVLMQTVYYGSLGLWLALVDGLVRSSPSLDQMFDAEILGFSTPPGRLSMMSFILNALT; encoded by the exons ATGGCGGGCCAGTTCCGCAGCTACGTGTGGGACCCGTTGCTGATCCTGTCGCAGATCGTCCTCATGCAGACAGTCTATTACGGCTCGCTGGGCCTGTGGCTGGCGCTGGTGGACGGGCTGGTGCGCAGCAGTCCCTCGCTGGACCAGATGTTCGACGCCGAG ATCCTGGGCTTTTCCACCCCTCCAGGCCGGCTCTCCATGATGTCCTTCATCCTCAACGCCCTCACCTG